One region of Armigeres subalbatus isolate Guangzhou_Male chromosome 3, GZ_Asu_2, whole genome shotgun sequence genomic DNA includes:
- the LOC134224203 gene encoding uncharacterized protein LOC134224203: MSTGADGSSSSASEPSHVTICEQFEFLKSKFLAILEDRFFGNLKHDWRKHEQQGEQNRSLQTFQSLSDESGSYLCLDGNKILFDWFRQEMEKSASPDSKSPSPVIVKPKVSFESPYMVGTSEQMAAFLQAEDRFHTHRSRANDGMRGRLMVEDKCFEEERLGHKLKHGSKLATQFDAHYRSEISYRPRIRNFTRVDAIHKMREASRKQFETYYRQEYLFEKTEAQKAEKNYHEQLRERCAELTQALRVIRQQRFSQSMRVMDTVKPCYEETARLEKEFRDKQQKMVGLWNKVIKLESIWVRRIKYQNFLYLIMPKAWREENDWIHMDDEGHLEGYPESIANRCVKNLRSLEGKNDIWAVKEFFEKEYVEKQKPVHSVFENSQDLLGGVAELDANSMTLLNRLNMLNWTKVDAEQESKEVMNNYFTLIGNLRYSIQDLLSRKESYEKRSAELKATFYEWIGNPLRECVANEKTRNVETLLYVLYKNLLPLDQRQNALRFSGTESFVYVSNTITQLLAEFDKIPPEIIKSVEKRVRFAHMRKMKAAQRAADEDHRHKLLAIQLKRSLAPPYVKPPRTGKLPRSRLKKKPIPEVIVPSTETKLDRIFKYGFGEHATLSETERKNLEIDLVYGNYSSVRFEQYLRSIGYEPEYDFLSMVEQRDGPETNFFQRKELIPLVLRRMKRWEDYQEKLKQKLIVQIQDDI, encoded by the coding sequence ATGTCAACCGGTGCAGATGGCTCCTCGTCCAGTGCCAGCGAACCAAGCCATGTTACAATTTGCGAACAGTTCGAATTTCTGAAGTCCAAATTCCTCGCCATACTAGAAGATCGCTTCTTCGGGAATCTCAAACATGATTGGCGCAAGCACGAACAGCAGGGCGAACAGAACCGTTCTCTACAAACATTTCAAAGTCTGAGCGATGAAAGTGGCAGCTATTTATGTCTGGATGGTAACAAAATCTTGTTCGACTGGTTTCGACAGGAGATGGAAAAGTCTGCATCGCCGGATTCCAAGTCTCCAAGTCCGGTTATTGTCAAGCCGAAGGTCAGTTTCGAAAGCCCATACATGGTTGGTACTTCCGAGCAAATGGCTGCGTTTTTGCAAGCTGAAGATCGTTTCCATACTCACAGATCAAGGGCTAATGATGGCATGAGAGGAAGACTgatggttgaggataagtgtttCGAGGAAGAAAGGTTGGGACATAAGTTAAAGCATGGCTCCAAGCTGGCCACGCAATTCGATGCACATTATCGTAGTGAGATTTCCTACAGACCGAGAATTCGAAATTTCACCAGGGTTGATGCTATTCATAAAATGCGGGAAGCTTCTCGGAAGCAGTTCGAAACATACTACCGGCAAGAATATTTATTTGAGAAAACTGAAGCACAGAAAGCGGAAAAGAATTACCATGAACAATTGCGGGAACGATGTGCCGAGTTGACTCAAGCTCTCAGGGTTATCCGTCAACAGCGATTCAGTCAGTCGATGCGAGTCATGGACACGGTGAAGCCATGTTACGAGGAAACTGCCCGATTGGAGAAGGAGTTTCGTGACAAACAGCAGAAGATGGTCGGACTTTGGAACAAAGTAATCAAACTGGAGAGCATTTGGGTTCGAAGGATAAAATATCAAAACTTCCTATATTTGATTATGCCAAAAGCTTGGCGAGAAGAGAATGATTGGATTCATATGGACGATGAGGGACATCTTGAAGGATATCCTGAATCTATTGCAAATCGATGCGTCAAAAACCTGAGAAGTTTAGAGGGAAAGAACGATATTTGGGCCGTCAAGGagttttttgaaaaagaatATGTCGAAAAGCAAAAACCAGTACATTCTGTGTTCGAAAATAGTCAAGACTTGTTAGGCGGAGTTGCGGAATTAGATGCCAATTCTATGACGTTGTTGAATCGTTTGAACATGCTTAATTGGACTAAAGTGGATGCAGAGCAAGAATCTAAGGAAGTAATGAACAACTATTTCACACTTATTGGAAATCTGAGGTATTCGATTCAAGATTTGTTATCCAGgaaagaaagttatgaaaaaCGCTCTGCTGAATTGAAGGCAACTTTCTATGAGTGGATAGGAAATCCTTTGCGAGAATGTGTTGCCAACGAGAAAACCAGAAATGTTGAAACCCTTCTGTATGTTCTCTACAAAAATCTACTACCGTTAGATCAAAGACAGAATGCACTGCGTTTTTCAGGAACTGAAAGTTTTGTCTATGTTTCAAACACAATAACGCAACTACTGGCAGAGTTTgacaaaattcctccagaaataattaaatcggttgagaaaCGAGTACGATTTGCCCATATGCGAAAGATGAAGGCGGCTCAACGTGCCGCGGATGAAGATCATCGACATAAGCTGTTAGCGATTCAGCTGAAACGTAGTTTGGCACCGCCCTACGTGAAGCCTCCTCGCACAGGAAAGTTGCCCAGGTCAAGGTTAAAGAAAAAGCCAATACCGGAGGTAATAGTGCCTTCGACAGAGACAAAGCTCGATCGCATATTCAAGTATGGCTTCGGAGAGCATGCTACGTTAAGTGAAACGGAACGTAAAAACCTTGAAATAGATTTGGTCTACGGTAACTACTCTTCAGTCAGGTTTGAACAGTATCTTCGATCGATCGGTTATGAGCCAGAATACGATTTCCTCAGTATGGTGGAGCAACGCGATGGGCCAGAGACAAATTTCTTCCAGCGCAAGGAACTGATACCACTAGTGCTCCGCCGCATGAAGAGATGGGAAGATTATCAGGAGAAGCTCAAACAAAAATTGATTGTACAAATTCAGGACGATATTTGA